One Pseudomonadales bacterium genomic region harbors:
- the prfA gene encoding peptide chain release factor 1, whose translation MKPSIQHKLEQIQERQQELAALLSQAETIQDNSRFRELSREFSEIEPVALCFGRYRQLLQQLDETRTLLDSSDAELRELAEAELGSDSAELERLETELQLLLLPRDEHDNSNVYLEIRAGTGGDEAAIFAGDLFRMYSRHADLRGWRIEVVSERPGEHGGFKEIVCHITGNQVYSHLKFESGTHRVQRVPATESQGRIHTSACTVAILPEVDEIDGIEINKADLKVDTYRASGAGGQHVNKTDSAIRITHLPSGMVVECQEERSQHKNRAKAMSLLAARLLDQARGKQQAEHAESRRLQVGSGDRSERIRTYNYPQGRITDHRINLTLYQLDEVLGGHLDLLTMPLLHEYQAEQLARLADAH comes from the coding sequence ATGAAACCCTCGATACAGCACAAGCTGGAGCAGATTCAGGAGCGCCAGCAGGAGCTGGCCGCCCTGCTGAGCCAGGCCGAGACCATCCAGGACAACAGCCGCTTTCGTGAGCTGTCGCGCGAGTTCAGCGAGATCGAACCGGTCGCCCTCTGCTTTGGCCGCTACCGGCAGTTGCTTCAGCAGCTCGATGAGACCCGCACACTGCTCGACAGCAGCGACGCCGAACTGCGCGAACTGGCCGAAGCCGAGCTCGGCAGCGACAGCGCCGAACTCGAACGGCTCGAAACCGAGCTGCAACTGCTGCTGCTGCCGCGCGATGAGCATGACAACAGCAACGTCTACCTGGAGATTCGTGCCGGCACCGGCGGTGATGAGGCCGCGATCTTCGCCGGCGACCTGTTTCGCATGTACAGCCGCCATGCCGACCTGCGCGGCTGGCGCATCGAGGTGGTCAGCGAACGGCCCGGCGAGCACGGCGGCTTCAAGGAGATCGTCTGTCACATCACCGGCAACCAGGTCTACTCCCACCTCAAGTTCGAATCGGGCACCCACCGGGTGCAGCGGGTGCCCGCCACTGAATCACAGGGACGCATCCACACCTCGGCCTGCACTGTCGCCATCCTGCCGGAGGTCGACGAAATCGACGGCATCGAGATCAACAAGGCCGATCTGAAGGTCGACACCTACCGCGCCTCGGGGGCGGGAGGGCAGCATGTCAACAAGACCGATTCGGCGATCCGCATCACCCACCTTCCGAGCGGCATGGTGGTGGAGTGTCAGGAGGAGCGCTCGCAGCACAAAAACCGCGCCAAGGCGATGTCGCTGCTGGCCGCCCGGCTGCTCGATCAGGCCCGCGGCAAGCAGCAGGCCGAACATGCCGAATCGCGGCGGCTGCAGGTGGGCTCCGGCGACCGCTCCGAGCGGATTCGCACCTACAACTACCCACAGGGACGCATCACCGACCACCGCATCAACCTCACTCTCTATCAGCTCGACGAGGTGCTGGGCGGCCATCTCGATCTGCTGACCATGCCGCTGCTGCATGAGTACCAGGCCGAACAGCTCGCCCGCCTGGCCGATGCCCACTGA
- the moeB gene encoding molybdopterin-synthase adenylyltransferase MoeB: MDDQQLLRYSRQIMLPDFEIAGQERLLASRVLIVGLGGLGSAAALYLTAAGVGELRLADHDRVDLSNLQRQILHQNSDLGRPKVASAVDRLRALNPGVRLMPIEQRLAADNLADWIDGVDLLLDCSDNFAIRFALNRASVTARIPLVSAAAIGYDGQLGSFDPRQSDSPCYHCLYRDNGEDEAQGCARNGVLAPTVGVIGTLQAFEAIKLLTGIGETLVGKLMLFDGRKMAWRTLRLPKDVACPVCASAPHFAG; this comes from the coding sequence ATGGATGACCAGCAACTGCTGCGCTACAGCCGACAGATCATGCTGCCCGACTTCGAGATCGCCGGGCAGGAGCGACTGCTCGCCAGCCGGGTGCTGATCGTCGGGCTCGGCGGGCTCGGCAGCGCGGCCGCCCTCTATCTGACGGCCGCCGGCGTCGGCGAACTGCGGCTGGCCGACCACGACCGGGTCGATCTCTCCAACCTGCAACGGCAGATTCTGCATCAGAACAGCGACCTCGGCCGTCCCAAGGTGGCCTCGGCGGTCGACCGGCTGCGGGCGCTCAATCCGGGCGTGCGGCTGATGCCGATCGAACAGCGACTGGCTGCCGACAACCTGGCCGACTGGATCGACGGCGTCGACCTGCTGCTCGATTGCAGCGACAACTTCGCCATCCGCTTCGCCCTCAACCGCGCCAGCGTCACAGCCCGCATTCCGCTGGTGTCGGCCGCGGCGATCGGTTACGACGGCCAGCTCGGCAGCTTCGATCCGCGCCAGAGCGACAGCCCCTGCTACCACTGCCTCTACCGCGACAACGGCGAGGATGAAGCCCAGGGCTGCGCCCGCAATGGCGTGCTGGCGCCGACGGTCGGGGTGATCGGCACATTGCAGGCCTTCGAGGCGATCAAGCTGCTGACCGGCATCGGCGAGACCCTGGTCGGCAAGCTGATGCTGTTCGATGGCCGCAAGATGGCCTGGCGAACGCTACGGCTGCCAAAGGATGTCGCCTGCCCGGTCTGCGCCAGCGCGCCACACTTTGCCGGGTAA
- a CDS encoding long-chain fatty acid--CoA ligase, producing the protein MLGTMMQRPLSIPALLEHAARCHGDTEIVTRTTEGPIHRYGYAEALQRSKQLANALIRLGAHPNDRIATLAWNTHRHFELYYAISGIGAIVHTLNPRLFVDQLAYIINHAADRYLFVDLTFLPIVEQLAERIPTVLELIVLTDRAHMPTHSHLPRLHCYEELLAAENSQFNWPTMDENRAAALCYTSGTTGHPKGVLYSHRSTLLHALTVCQRQVLDLSADTAVLPAVPMFHVCAWGMPYAAPLGGAKLILPGPALDGASLARLIHDEGANLLLGVPTLWLDLLNHLRAQEQRLDGVERVVIGGAAAPYSMIKEFDERHGVFVVHAWGMTETSPIGTLNSPTPQMRRLPAEARYRQQMKQGRPPFGVEIRIVNDAGEALPEDGKTFGRLLVRGPWVANGYFRSEERNAFVNGWFDTGDIATIDPSGTMQIVDRAKDVIKSGGEWISSIELENLAIGHPAVKEACVVGVPHPKWDERPLLLLVLQPQAQLTEAEMLGHLQDKVAKWWLPDRVIIVDTLPHGSTGKLQKNVLREQYQQLLLKG; encoded by the coding sequence ATGCTGGGCACCATGATGCAACGTCCGCTGTCGATTCCTGCCCTGCTCGAACATGCGGCCCGCTGCCACGGTGACACCGAGATCGTCACCCGCACCACCGAGGGGCCGATTCACCGCTACGGCTACGCCGAGGCCCTACAGCGCAGCAAGCAGTTGGCCAATGCGCTGATCCGCCTCGGCGCCCACCCCAATGACCGCATCGCCACGCTCGCCTGGAACACCCACCGCCACTTCGAACTCTACTACGCCATTTCCGGCATCGGCGCCATCGTCCACACCCTCAACCCGCGCCTGTTCGTCGACCAGTTGGCCTACATCATCAACCATGCCGCCGACCGCTACCTGTTCGTCGACCTGACCTTTCTGCCGATCGTCGAGCAGTTGGCCGAGCGGATTCCCACCGTGCTCGAACTGATTGTGCTGACCGACCGCGCCCACATGCCGACCCACAGCCACCTGCCGCGCCTGCACTGCTACGAAGAGCTGCTGGCGGCCGAAAACAGCCAGTTCAACTGGCCAACGATGGACGAGAACCGTGCGGCGGCCCTCTGCTACACCTCCGGCACCACCGGGCACCCCAAGGGTGTGCTCTACAGCCACCGCTCCACGCTGCTCCATGCATTGACGGTCTGTCAGCGGCAGGTGCTCGACCTCTCTGCCGACACCGCCGTGCTGCCGGCAGTGCCGATGTTCCATGTCTGCGCCTGGGGGATGCCCTACGCCGCGCCACTGGGCGGCGCCAAGCTGATCCTGCCCGGTCCCGCACTCGATGGTGCATCGCTCGCCCGCCTGATTCACGACGAAGGCGCCAACCTGCTGCTCGGCGTCCCCACCCTCTGGCTCGACCTGCTCAACCATTTGCGCGCGCAGGAGCAGCGCCTCGACGGCGTCGAGCGGGTGGTGATCGGCGGCGCCGCGGCCCCCTACTCGATGATCAAGGAGTTCGACGAACGGCATGGCGTCTTCGTCGTCCACGCCTGGGGCATGACCGAGACCAGCCCGATCGGCACCCTCAACAGCCCGACGCCGCAGATGCGCCGGCTGCCGGCCGAAGCGCGCTATCGGCAGCAGATGAAACAGGGCCGCCCGCCGTTCGGGGTCGAGATCAGGATCGTCAATGACGCCGGCGAGGCCCTGCCCGAAGATGGCAAGACCTTCGGCCGCCTGCTGGTGCGTGGGCCCTGGGTGGCCAATGGCTACTTCAGAAGCGAAGAGCGCAACGCCTTCGTCAACGGCTGGTTCGACACCGGCGACATCGCCACCATCGACCCCTCCGGCACCATGCAGATCGTCGATCGGGCCAAGGATGTCATCAAATCGGGCGGCGAGTGGATCAGCTCGATCGAACTGGAGAACCTCGCCATCGGCCACCCGGCAGTGAAGGAGGCCTGCGTGGTCGGCGTGCCCCATCCCAAATGGGATGAGCGACCGCTGCTGCTGCTGGTGCTGCAGCCGCAAGCCCAGCTCACCGAGGCCGAAATGCTCGGTCACCTGCAGGACAAAGTGGCAAAATGGTGGCTGCCCGATCGGGTGATCATCGTCGATACCCTGCCACACGGCAGCACTGGCAAGTTGCAGAAAAATGTTCTGCGCGAGCAGTATCAACAGCTCCTGCTCAAAGGCTAG
- the prmC gene encoding peptide chain release factor N(5)-glutamine methyltransferase: protein MATLSALLRTACQRLDSSPTPELDARLLLCHLLGVGSSFLYGWPEHPLSATQQQQFEALIERRRQGEPIAYLTGRQGFWDLELRVDATTLIPRPETELLVELTLQRLPTTPLRLADLGTGSGAIALALAKARPAWQLVATDASPAALHVARDNAATLNLAHRVCFLQGDWCDALPAGRFAALVSNPPYIAADDPHLAALGFEPATALVAAENGLADLRRIAEQAPAHLLSGGWLLLEHGWQQGAAVRDLLSRLGYHQIETHHDLGGQERVTSARIGEEHTDG, encoded by the coding sequence ATGGCCACCCTGTCTGCCCTGCTGCGCACTGCCTGCCAACGACTCGACAGCAGTCCAACACCGGAACTGGATGCCCGCCTGCTGCTGTGCCACCTGCTCGGTGTCGGCAGCAGCTTTCTCTATGGCTGGCCGGAGCACCCGCTCAGTGCCACGCAGCAGCAGCAGTTCGAAGCGCTGATCGAGCGGCGCCGACAGGGCGAACCGATCGCCTACCTGACCGGCCGGCAGGGTTTCTGGGATCTGGAGCTGCGGGTCGACGCCACCACCCTGATCCCCCGGCCCGAGACCGAGCTGCTGGTCGAGCTGACGCTGCAACGGCTGCCGACCACCCCGCTGCGGCTGGCCGATCTCGGCACCGGCAGCGGCGCCATCGCGCTGGCACTGGCCAAGGCGCGCCCAGCCTGGCAGCTGGTCGCCACCGATGCCAGCCCGGCCGCGCTGCATGTGGCGCGGGACAATGCCGCAACCCTGAATCTCGCGCACCGTGTCTGCTTCCTGCAGGGCGACTGGTGCGACGCACTGCCGGCCGGCCGCTTTGCCGCCCTCGTCAGCAACCCCCCCTACATCGCCGCGGATGACCCCCATCTCGCCGCGCTCGGTTTCGAACCGGCCACGGCGCTGGTGGCGGCCGAGAATGGCCTGGCCGATCTGCGCCGAATCGCCGAGCAGGCCCCCGCCCACCTGCTGAGCGGTGGCTGGCTGCTGCTGGAGCATGGCTGGCAACAGGGCGCCGCGGTGCGCGACCTGCTGAGCCGACTCGGTTACCATCAGATAGAGACCCACCACGATCTCGGCGGACAGGAGCGGGTCACCTCTGCCCGCATCGGCGAGGAGCACACCGATGGATGA